A genomic window from Vigna radiata var. radiata cultivar VC1973A chromosome 2, Vradiata_ver6, whole genome shotgun sequence includes:
- the LOC106756326 gene encoding secretory carrier-associated membrane protein 1 produces the protein MSRYDPNPFDQEEVEVNPFADGQAKEKGSSYGGGAFYTTNSGSVPSANSKLSPLPPEPYDRGANIDIPLENSKDTKAKEKELQAREADLKRREQELKRREDAIARAGIVIEEKNWPPFFPIIHHDIGKEIPIHLQRTQYIAFSTWLGLVLCLVWNIVAVTTAWIKGEGPTIWFLAIIYCISGVPGSYVLWYRPLYRAMRTDSALKFGWFFLLYMIHIAFCILAAVAPPIIFKGKSLTGILAAIDVLGDNALVGIFYFIGFGFFCLESVLSIWVIQQVYMYFRGSGKTEVLKRDAARGTMMAAL, from the exons ATGAGTCGCTACGATCCCAATCCCTTCGACCAAGAAGAGGTCGAGGTTAATCCCTTCGCG GATGGACAGGCTAAAGAAAAAGGGTCAAGTTATGGTGGAGGAGCATTTTATACCACT AATTCTGGAAGTGTTCCCTCTGCAAACTCAAAGCTCTCACCCCTTCCTCCAGAGCCTTATGATCGTGGGGCAAATATTGACATCCCCCTTGAAAACTCCAAG GACACCAAAGCAAAGGAGAAGGAACTTCAAGCTAGAGAAGCTGACTTGAAAAGAAGGGAACAG GAACTAAAACGAAGGGAAGATGCCATAGCACGAG CTGGAATAGTTATAGAGGAGAAAAATTGGCCACCTTTTTTCCCCATCATTCATCATGACATTGGAAAGGAAATACCAATACATCTTCAAAGGACCCAATACATTGCATTTTCTACATGGTTGG GTTTGGTTCTGTGTCTTGTATGGAATATTGTGGCAGTTACTACTGCTTGGATCAAAGGAGAAG GTCCAACCATCTGGTTTCTTGCGATTATATATTGTATTTCTGGTGTTCCAGGATCCTATGTGTTGTGGTATCGCCCTCTTTATCGTGCTATGAG GACCGACAGTGCTCTGAAATTTGGCTGGTTTTTCTTACTTTACATG ATTCACATTGCCTTCTGCATTCTCGCTGCAGTTGCTCCACCAATTATCTTCAAAGGAAAATCTCTGAC GGGTATTTTGGCTGCGATTGACGTGTTGGGCGATAATGCATTGGTTGGG ATATTCTACTTTATTGGGTTTGGATTTTTCTGTCTTGAGTCAGTGCTGAGCATCTGGGTTATACAG CAAGTATACATGTACTTCCGCGGCAGTGGCAAGACTGAAGTTTTGAAGCGTGATGCTGCGAGAGGGACAATGATGGCAGCTCTGTAA